A region of Moorena producens PAL-8-15-08-1 DNA encodes the following proteins:
- the btpA gene encoding photosystem I biogenesis protein BtpA, with the protein MNLEQIFQTPNPIIGVVHLLPLPTSPRWGGSLQAVIDRAEQEVTALGSGGVDGVIVENFFDAPFTKNQVDPAVVSTMTIIVERLMNLVPIPIGINILRNDAHSALAIATCVGAKFIRVNVLTGIMATDQGLIEGQAHTLLRYRRALGSDVKILADVLVKHGQPLESPNITIAVQETIERGLADGVILSGWGTGTPTNPQDLVLASAAAKGKPVFIGSGANWENISTLMQYADGVIVSSSLKRRGQIDQPIDPIRVSQFVEAVRSSVSAKQEQKPIV; encoded by the coding sequence GTGAACTTAGAGCAAATTTTCCAGACACCGAATCCGATCATAGGAGTTGTGCATTTGCTGCCACTCCCTACTTCCCCGCGCTGGGGGGGTAGCCTGCAAGCTGTCATTGACCGAGCCGAGCAAGAGGTCACCGCCTTAGGCTCTGGTGGAGTGGATGGGGTGATTGTTGAGAATTTTTTCGACGCCCCATTTACCAAAAACCAGGTCGATCCAGCAGTAGTCAGTACCATGACGATCATAGTCGAGCGACTTATGAACCTGGTTCCTATACCAATAGGGATCAATATTTTGCGCAATGATGCTCATAGTGCTTTGGCAATTGCTACTTGTGTAGGGGCTAAATTTATCCGCGTTAATGTTCTGACTGGGATTATGGCAACAGACCAGGGGTTAATTGAGGGACAGGCTCATACACTCTTGCGCTACCGTCGGGCACTGGGTAGTGATGTTAAGATTCTTGCTGATGTTCTAGTCAAACATGGACAACCTTTGGAGTCACCCAATATCACCATAGCTGTACAAGAAACCATAGAGCGGGGGTTAGCTGATGGTGTGATTCTCTCTGGCTGGGGAACCGGTACTCCTACCAATCCTCAAGATCTGGTGTTAGCCTCGGCGGCGGCTAAGGGCAAACCAGTATTTATTGGCAGTGGCGCTAATTGGGAAAATATTTCCACCCTGATGCAATATGCTGATGGGGTAATTGTCTCTAGTTCCCTCAAGCGTCGTGGACAAATTGATCAACCTATTGACCCGATTCGGGTCAGTCAATTTGTGGAAGCAGTACGCAGTAGTGTGTCTGCTAAACAAGAACAAAAACCAATTGTTTGA
- a CDS encoding vitamin K epoxide reductase family protein, producing MSVSRRRSAPWIYRWSRQLIAAIAVVGALLTAYLTVVKLTGGTAVCSAGAANASSCNDVLSSPYASIFGLPLTLFGFLAYTSMATFALAPLLVKGDPKKGLRSKLENWTWLLLLAGAAAMTVFSSYLMYLLAFEIQALCIYCITSALFAISLLVLTLVGRSWEDIGQIFFIGLIVGMITLVGTLGVYANVGESVATSADNGGPIPTASGAPNAAIGGWKVTTTSGQSEIDLARHLTDVGAKKYGAYWCPHCYEQKQLFGKQAFSEINYIECARDGKNAQTEACIAAGIQSYPTWQINGELLPGVRTLEELANVTDYQGSRDFKYSLPGRS from the coding sequence ATGAGTGTAAGTCGCAGGCGTTCTGCCCCCTGGATTTATCGTTGGTCCCGTCAGCTGATTGCTGCGATCGCTGTCGTGGGTGCCCTGTTAACTGCTTATCTGACTGTGGTTAAACTGACAGGTGGTACTGCAGTTTGCAGCGCGGGTGCAGCTAATGCTTCCAGCTGTAATGATGTCCTTTCCAGCCCTTATGCTAGTATATTTGGTCTGCCACTAACCTTGTTTGGTTTCTTGGCATACACCAGTATGGCTACATTTGCCTTGGCTCCCTTGTTAGTAAAGGGAGACCCAAAGAAAGGACTTCGCTCAAAACTAGAAAATTGGACTTGGTTACTGCTGTTGGCAGGTGCAGCAGCTATGACAGTTTTCAGTAGCTACTTGATGTACTTGCTGGCATTTGAGATCCAAGCACTCTGTATATACTGCATCACTTCAGCATTATTTGCCATTAGCCTGCTAGTCCTAACCCTTGTGGGTCGCAGTTGGGAAGATATTGGTCAAATTTTCTTTATCGGTCTGATCGTGGGCATGATCACCTTGGTGGGTACCTTAGGCGTTTATGCTAATGTTGGAGAATCCGTGGCCACATCAGCAGACAATGGTGGTCCAATTCCCACAGCCTCTGGTGCGCCAAACGCAGCTATTGGTGGCTGGAAAGTTACCACAACCTCTGGTCAATCGGAAATTGATCTGGCCCGTCATTTGACAGACGTTGGTGCTAAGAAATACGGAGCTTACTGGTGTCCCCACTGCTATGAGCAGAAGCAACTGTTTGGAAAACAGGCATTCTCTGAAATCAATTATATAGAGTGTGCTCGTGATGGCAAAAATGCTCAGACAGAAGCCTGTATCGCTGCTGGAATTCAATCCTATCCTACTTGGCAAATTAATGGCGAATTACTCCCTGGTGTCCGAACTCTAGAAGAATTGGCTAATGTCACTGACTATCAAGGCTCAAGAGACTTTAAGTACTCTTTGCCAGGACGATCCTAA
- a CDS encoding NAD(P)/FAD-dependent oxidoreductase, which produces MDNSENLNVVVIGGGAAGFFGAITCATTHPHTNVTLLEASRQPLSKVRISGGGRCNVTHACFDPAQLVQAYPRGSKALRGAYTRFQPKDTIAWFGAHGVELKTEPDGRMFPITDSSETIVDCLLQVAKRAGVKIRTSNPVKWISRQSSQHPTPDTPHPTPGGFEIGLRNGETIKCDRVLVATGSNPLGYRWAKALGHTIETPVPSLFTFNIPDSRLQDLAGVSVKQVCLKLPDAGKTLKDQTGPLLITHWGLSGPAVLKLSAWGARVLHEHHYQMPLLVNWLPDYNPDRLRKLLLDVKSQLPRRFITTSCPIPIPKRLWVSLVTSVGVGTENRWAELSKKTVHQLVQELTQGRYLIQGKGVFKEEFVTCGGVSLKEVNFKTMESRQCPGLYFAGEILDIDGVTGGFNFQSAWTTGWLGGQGIGNS; this is translated from the coding sequence TTGGATAATTCAGAAAATCTCAATGTCGTAGTCATTGGTGGTGGAGCCGCTGGTTTTTTTGGGGCAATTACCTGTGCCACTACTCATCCCCATACCAATGTCACTCTCCTAGAAGCCTCACGCCAGCCATTATCGAAGGTGCGCATCTCTGGTGGTGGACGCTGTAATGTTACTCATGCTTGTTTTGACCCAGCCCAGTTGGTGCAAGCTTACCCGAGGGGAAGCAAAGCATTGCGAGGGGCTTACACCCGCTTTCAACCGAAGGATACCATTGCTTGGTTTGGTGCTCACGGTGTTGAGCTGAAAACTGAGCCTGATGGCAGGATGTTTCCGATTACTGATAGTTCCGAAACGATTGTTGATTGTCTCTTACAAGTGGCTAAGAGGGCAGGGGTGAAGATTCGCACTAGTAATCCGGTTAAGTGGATCTCTCGGCAATCTTCCCAACACCCAACTCCTGACACGCCACACCCGACCCCAGGAGGATTTGAGATTGGGTTGAGGAATGGTGAGACTATAAAATGCGATCGCGTTTTGGTTGCTACTGGTAGCAATCCCCTAGGCTACCGTTGGGCAAAAGCCTTAGGTCATACCATCGAAACCCCGGTTCCTTCTCTATTCACCTTTAATATCCCAGACTCCCGTTTACAGGATTTAGCTGGGGTTAGTGTTAAACAGGTCTGCCTCAAATTACCAGATGCTGGTAAAACCTTGAAGGACCAAACGGGACCATTGCTAATTACCCACTGGGGTTTAAGTGGTCCAGCGGTACTGAAGCTTTCTGCTTGGGGGGCTAGAGTATTGCACGAACACCATTATCAAATGCCCTTGTTGGTGAATTGGCTTCCTGATTACAATCCAGACCGGTTGCGGAAATTACTCCTCGATGTTAAATCCCAGTTACCTCGACGCTTCATTACTACTAGTTGTCCCATTCCTATCCCAAAGCGCCTTTGGGTGAGCTTAGTCACTAGTGTGGGAGTGGGTACAGAAAACCGTTGGGCTGAGTTATCGAAAAAAACCGTACATCAGTTAGTTCAAGAACTGACTCAGGGAAGGTATTTGATTCAAGGTAAAGGGGTTTTTAAGGAAGAGTTTGTCACTTGTGGTGGTGTTAGTCTCAAAGAGGTGAATTTCAAGACTATGGAAAGCCGCCAATGTCCAGGTCTTTACTTTGCTGGGGAAATTCTCGATATTGATGGAGTTACCGGGGGATTTAATTTTCAGAGTGCTTGGACAACGGGTTGGTTAGGAGGTCAAGGGATTGGAAATAGTTAG
- a CDS encoding condensation domain-containing protein, protein MVVAQNKTKNIEAMYPLSSTQKGILFQTLYHPEHRVYFDQFKLTIHGKLNPKFFEQAWVRLVERHPVLRTLFVWRNRKQPVQVVRKTFKLTWIEHDWRTLSPEAQTAKMDDFLDRDRQQGVELGKALVDLQNSEMAYWYVGILNSN, encoded by the coding sequence ATGGTTGTTGCCCAAAATAAAACTAAAAATATTGAAGCAATGTATCCCCTTTCCTCAACGCAAAAAGGGATATTATTTCAGACATTGTATCACCCGGAACATCGGGTATATTTCGACCAATTTAAGTTGACGATTCACGGCAAGCTGAATCCGAAGTTCTTTGAACAGGCTTGGGTGAGACTGGTAGAAAGACACCCAGTTTTGCGCACCTTATTTGTTTGGAGAAACCGTAAGCAGCCGGTGCAAGTTGTACGTAAAACCTTCAAGCTAACCTGGATTGAGCATGACTGGCGAACCCTATCTCCTGAAGCCCAAACAGCCAAGATGGATGATTTTTTAGACAGGGATCGACAACAAGGGGTTGAACTGGGGAAAGCCCTGGTTGACTTACAAAACTCTGAAATGGCTTACTGGTACGTTGGGATTTTGAACTCTAACTAA
- a CDS encoding pyridoxal phosphate-dependent aminotransferase yields MRTFALRMERLGTEAAFEYLAKAKQLEAQGRDIIHMEIGQPDFPTPPHICKAAYQAMQAGHTGYGPAAGLPELKSAIARHISKTRHLSVEPDRVVIMPGAKPVIFLTILALVDPQDEVIYPNPGFPIYKSVIDFVGAKPVPLPLREVVNFRIQIEDLKTLVNDCTKLLILNSPQNPTGGVLTSEDLAEIATLAQQYDFYILADEIYSHILYDQTHTSIASLPGMEERTILLDGFSKTYAMTGWRLGYAVASPEISEKLTQLMINTNSCTCSFTQLAGVTALEGDQTFVEKMVMEFHRRRDMIVTRINQIAGISCQMPRGAFYAFPNVSQLPLDDQAIADYLMTEAGVVVLPGSSFGNQGQGYLRLSYANSFSKIEEALDRIEQAVHTLI; encoded by the coding sequence ATGAGAACTTTTGCGCTCCGAATGGAACGGTTAGGCACTGAAGCTGCCTTTGAATATCTCGCCAAAGCCAAACAATTGGAGGCTCAAGGACGAGATATAATTCATATGGAGATTGGACAGCCAGATTTTCCTACTCCTCCTCACATTTGTAAGGCAGCCTACCAAGCCATGCAAGCGGGCCACACGGGTTATGGTCCTGCTGCAGGACTACCAGAACTGAAGTCAGCGATCGCACGCCACATTTCCAAAACCCGGCATTTGTCAGTCGAACCCGATCGGGTTGTCATAATGCCAGGGGCAAAACCCGTAATATTCTTGACTATTCTGGCTCTGGTTGATCCCCAAGATGAGGTCATTTACCCAAATCCAGGGTTTCCCATTTACAAATCAGTTATTGACTTTGTCGGAGCTAAACCTGTTCCGCTACCTTTGCGAGAAGTCGTGAACTTTCGCATCCAAATTGAGGATTTGAAAACCCTAGTCAACGATTGTACCAAGTTATTGATCCTCAACTCTCCTCAAAACCCAACTGGGGGAGTGCTGACGTCTGAGGATCTAGCTGAAATTGCTACCCTTGCTCAGCAATACGACTTCTACATTCTCGCAGACGAAATCTATTCTCATATTCTCTACGACCAGACCCATACTAGTATTGCAAGTTTGCCAGGCATGGAGGAGCGCACTATTTTACTAGATGGTTTTTCTAAAACCTATGCTATGACTGGCTGGCGTTTGGGCTATGCCGTTGCATCTCCAGAAATCAGTGAAAAGCTAACTCAACTCATGATCAATACCAATTCCTGTACCTGTTCGTTTACTCAATTGGCAGGGGTGACTGCCCTGGAAGGAGACCAAACCTTTGTTGAGAAGATGGTGATGGAATTTCATCGGCGTCGAGATATGATTGTCACCAGGATCAACCAAATAGCTGGTATCAGTTGTCAAATGCCAAGAGGGGCATTCTATGCATTTCCAAATGTCTCCCAGTTACCGTTAGATGATCAAGCCATAGCAGATTATTTGATGACTGAGGCTGGGGTGGTAGTGTTACCTGGTTCTTCTTTTGGCAATCAAGGTCAGGGATATTTACGCCTGTCCTACGCAAACTCATTCAGCAAGATTGAAGAGGCATTGGATCGAATTGAGCAGGCAGTTCATACTCTCATTTAA
- a CDS encoding amino acid adenylation domain-containing protein, with product MILEDLPLTPNGKVDRKVLLAQQEAQFKNRELIAPRTETEVKLAKIWREILNLTQISLDDNFFELGGHSLLATQVISRIRDVFFIELPLAQVFAYPTLMELAQSIDTIQPTDSIKLTTIGSVPRDTKVPLSFAQQRLWFLDQLEGPSSTYNIPNVWQLEGDLNLSVLTQSLQTIVQRHEGLRTIFPSDNGAPYQKIKLDVTVHVPLIDLQSLPQAEQESQIQILINAEAQTPFVLAQDMLVRCKLLKCSTTVHVLVITIHHIVADDWSLGIFQQELSELYTAFCQSESLPLAPLPIQYVDFAHWQHQWLQGQVLETLLDYWRNQLADSPPLLDLPTDYPRPAKQVFRGSTIEFDLDAHLTQKLQLLSQQSGTTLFISLLSTFLILLYRYSNSTDIVVGSPIANRNRQEIEPLIGFFVNTLVLRSNLDGNPSFLELLQRTRQVALNAYAHQDLPFERLVEELNPDRNLSYHPLVQVMFVLQNSIPSHALSFPGVTVSSRRVERTTAKFDLILSMREASQGLQGVWEYNSDLFTSKTIQRLHHHFQTLLKGIVANPDQLISELPLLTEAEQQQLLAQWSQAHRDYPGDSSIHHLFEQQVERTPDAVALVFGEQQVSYRELDRRANQLAHYLQSQGVGPETLVGLHIRRSPEMMIGILGILKAGGAYVPIDPAYPFDRIAYILEDTQLGLLLTQQDLLPQLVDFVVQCFCLDRDWSALEYTPVENPVSQVNHDNLAYVIYTSGSTGKPKGVAIEHESLISFTQSAIAAYNITATDRILQFASISFDVAVEEIYPCLCTGATLVLWPEEKLTSSKQFWQQCREWQLTVLDLPTAYWHLLATELTPETALSPCLRLVIIGGEAALPAPWHQWQEWLRVQAGKRENVPQLVNTYGPTEATVVTTLYRFPDPLESSNNFLTTIPIGLPLGETQVYVLDTHLQPSPIGVPGELYIGGSRLARGYLNQPDLTEQKFIPIPHSLLPTPDPVCATSLQNRLYKTGDRVRYLPDGNLEYLGRTDEQVKLRGFRIELGEIETVLGEHPDLQAVVVLAREDNLGDKRLVAYIVVEEDKQVLSAQLQQFLKQRLPDYMIPSAFVQLKTLPLTLNCKVDRRSLPIPDFSQLPHRLEFTAPQTETEYRIVKIWSEVMKCDRISIHDNFFELGGHSLLATRVISKLRQTLQIELPIQSLFEYPTVAGWAKHIDLVLWFGRDAVDLAAVKNTEEIEI from the coding sequence GTGATTCTGGAAGATCTTCCCCTAACTCCGAATGGCAAAGTCGATCGTAAGGTGCTGCTTGCACAACAAGAAGCGCAATTTAAAAACCGAGAATTGATTGCTCCCCGTACAGAGACCGAAGTGAAGCTTGCCAAGATTTGGCGTGAAATTCTCAATCTTACTCAGATTAGCCTTGACGATAACTTCTTTGAATTGGGTGGACATTCCCTGCTTGCAACGCAGGTGATTTCTCGGATCAGGGACGTATTCTTCATTGAATTACCGCTGGCTCAAGTGTTTGCGTATCCCACTTTGATGGAATTAGCCCAGTCGATCGACACTATCCAGCCAACAGACTCAATTAAACTGACAACGATTGGTTCAGTTCCCAGAGACACTAAGGTTCCTTTATCTTTTGCTCAGCAACGTCTTTGGTTTCTTGATCAACTAGAAGGACCTAGTTCAACTTATAATATTCCAAATGTCTGGCAACTGGAAGGAGACTTAAATCTATCAGTATTGACCCAAAGTCTTCAGACAATCGTGCAGCGCCACGAAGGGCTACGGACCATTTTTCCGAGCGATAATGGTGCTCCATATCAAAAAATTAAACTTGACGTTACAGTTCATGTTCCCCTGATCGACTTACAATCTCTTCCCCAAGCAGAACAGGAATCTCAGATTCAGATCTTGATTAATGCTGAGGCTCAAACTCCGTTTGTCCTTGCCCAAGATATGCTCGTTCGTTGTAAGCTTTTGAAATGCAGCACAACAGTCCATGTGCTTGTGATTACAATCCATCACATCGTTGCCGATGACTGGTCACTTGGCATCTTTCAGCAAGAACTCTCCGAACTCTATACTGCTTTTTGTCAATCGGAATCTTTACCGCTGGCACCCTTGCCTATTCAATATGTAGATTTTGCCCATTGGCAGCATCAATGGTTACAAGGACAAGTTCTGGAGACCTTACTCGACTACTGGCGAAACCAACTTGCAGACAGTCCACCCTTGCTAGATTTACCAACCGACTACCCACGTCCAGCAAAACAAGTTTTTCGGGGTAGCACGATTGAATTTGATTTGGATGCTCACCTAACCCAAAAATTACAACTTCTCAGTCAACAATCTGGCACTACCCTCTTTATATCACTTCTGAGCACGTTTTTAATCTTACTCTATCGTTACAGCAACTCAACTGACATCGTCGTTGGGTCGCCAATCGCCAATCGTAATCGTCAGGAAATTGAGCCTCTCATTGGGTTCTTTGTCAATACCTTGGTGTTGCGTAGCAACCTTGACGGGAATCCAAGCTTTTTAGAACTGTTGCAACGAACTCGCCAAGTTGCCTTAAATGCTTATGCCCATCAGGATCTCCCGTTTGAGAGGTTAGTAGAGGAATTAAATCCTGATCGCAACCTGAGCTATCATCCCCTAGTTCAGGTCATGTTTGTATTGCAAAATAGCATCCCATCCCATGCCTTGAGTTTTCCAGGAGTCACCGTGAGTTCACGAAGGGTAGAACGGACCACTGCAAAATTTGATTTGATTTTGTCAATGCGGGAAGCTTCTCAAGGGTTGCAAGGGGTTTGGGAGTATAACAGTGATTTATTCACATCTAAAACAATTCAACGATTGCATCACCACTTTCAAACCTTGCTTAAAGGGATTGTTGCCAATCCAGATCAATTAATTTCTGAGTTACCCCTGCTAACGGAAGCAGAACAGCAGCAATTACTGGCACAATGGAGCCAAGCCCATAGAGATTATCCCGGTGATTCCTCCATACACCATCTGTTTGAACAACAAGTAGAACGTACACCAGATGCGGTTGCCTTGGTGTTTGGAGAACAACAGGTCTCTTATCGAGAACTGGATCGCCGTGCAAATCAGCTTGCTCATTACTTGCAGAGCCAGGGGGTTGGTCCGGAAACTCTGGTAGGGCTGCATATCCGGCGTTCTCCAGAGATGATGATTGGAATACTGGGTATCCTGAAAGCAGGAGGAGCTTATGTTCCAATTGATCCAGCCTATCCTTTCGATCGCATTGCTTACATTTTGGAAGACACACAACTGGGGCTGCTTCTAACTCAACAAGACTTATTGCCCCAGTTGGTGGACTTTGTTGTTCAGTGTTTCTGTCTCGATAGGGACTGGTCAGCACTTGAATATACTCCTGTTGAGAATCCAGTCAGCCAGGTTAATCACGACAATTTAGCTTACGTTATCTATACCTCTGGTTCTACAGGTAAGCCTAAAGGAGTTGCAATCGAACATGAATCGTTAATCAGTTTCACCCAAAGCGCAATTGCTGCGTATAACATCACTGCTACTGATCGCATCCTACAATTTGCTTCCATTAGCTTTGACGTTGCCGTTGAAGAGATTTATCCTTGCCTTTGTACAGGTGCAACTCTGGTATTGTGGCCAGAAGAGAAGCTCACTTCCAGCAAACAATTTTGGCAACAGTGCCGAGAGTGGCAACTGACCGTTCTTGATCTTCCCACTGCTTACTGGCACCTATTGGCAACAGAGCTGACGCCAGAAACAGCTTTGTCTCCTTGCCTAAGGTTAGTCATCATTGGGGGCGAAGCAGCCCTCCCTGCTCCCTGGCACCAGTGGCAAGAATGGCTAAGAGTACAAGCGGGAAAACGAGAGAACGTTCCCCAATTGGTCAACACCTATGGTCCCACTGAGGCCACAGTTGTCACCACTCTATATCGATTCCCAGATCCGCTTGAATCCTCAAATAATTTCCTCACCACTATTCCTATTGGTCTTCCCTTGGGCGAGACACAAGTTTATGTCTTAGACACACATCTACAACCTTCTCCCATCGGTGTTCCTGGTGAGTTATACATCGGTGGTTCCAGACTCGCCCGCGGCTATCTCAATCAACCTGACCTAACCGAACAAAAATTCATTCCTATTCCCCACTCCCTACTTCCCACTCCTGACCCCGTTTGCGCAACATCTCTTCAAAATCGTCTCTATAAAACTGGAGATCGTGTCCGCTATCTTCCTGACGGTAATTTGGAATACTTAGGGCGCACTGATGAGCAAGTAAAGCTTCGCGGTTTTCGCATCGAACTAGGAGAAATTGAAACAGTGCTAGGTGAGCATCCTGATTTACAGGCAGTCGTTGTCTTGGCCAGAGAAGATAATCTAGGGGATAAACGGTTGGTAGCTTACATTGTGGTAGAGGAAGATAAGCAAGTTCTCTCTGCTCAACTCCAACAGTTTCTCAAGCAGAGGCTACCAGATTATATGATACCCTCCGCCTTTGTACAATTAAAAACCTTGCCTTTAACCCTAAATTGCAAGGTAGATCGTCGATCTCTGCCGATTCCTGACTTTTCTCAACTCCCTCACAGGCTTGAGTTTACTGCACCCCAAACTGAAACTGAGTACAGGATTGTTAAAATCTGGTCTGAAGTCATGAAATGCGATCGCATCAGTATTCACGACAACTTCTTTGAATTGGGTGGTCATTCTCTCCTTGCTACTCGGGTCATTTCAAAGCTCCGTCAAACTTTGCAGATTGAACTGCCAATCCAAAGCCTCTTTGAATATCCAACGGTAGCTGGGTGGGCTAAACACATCGATCTAGTGCTATGGTTTGGTCGAGATGCAGTGGACCTTGCAGCAGTTAAAAACACTGAGGAAATTGAGATATGA
- a CDS encoding sterol desaturase family protein has product MQESKLERLWYTLLIDQVNGNLQSLFYTTYSVIRMLTLLLSGKQLLWQSFKNIATLCLKLVIVGFLVKLLIAWSDLNYISALIQQALATFNHDILFNPWFYGVVPTVLLIEIWLPARQQPLLSVGFWQDCLWLLYDLMVNIFLLGPYLSVLDTFAQVTGFPIFDLAAILSPPILILCSILLSDFLIWFSHILRHHIPAFWYFHAVHHSQTELNLFCGLRFHVIDTLITYTIVTVPMRAIGISLPSIILFRVIQQWYLRIYHSNLKLNYGWLKHVIITPQSHRIHHSIEPHHRDRNFGSVLFLWDYLFGTQYCQYDEYPATGIDDPNFPLEISSQPHHLFITLVYQNLYPFQQLWNSSINPAWLKKTFIFLQSQK; this is encoded by the coding sequence TTGCAGGAAAGCAAACTTGAGAGATTATGGTATACTCTATTAATAGATCAAGTCAATGGTAATCTACAAAGCTTATTCTACACAACTTACTCAGTTATTCGCATGTTAACTTTATTACTATCTGGTAAGCAACTCTTATGGCAAAGTTTTAAGAATATCGCTACACTCTGTCTCAAACTGGTGATTGTTGGTTTCCTGGTAAAACTTTTGATCGCCTGGAGTGACCTCAACTACATCAGTGCCCTGATCCAACAAGCTCTCGCGACTTTTAACCACGACATTCTCTTCAATCCATGGTTCTACGGGGTTGTCCCAACAGTCTTATTGATCGAGATCTGGCTACCCGCACGCCAACAACCCCTCTTATCGGTTGGATTCTGGCAAGATTGCCTCTGGTTGTTATATGACTTGATGGTCAACATTTTTCTGTTGGGACCTTACTTATCAGTACTAGACACCTTTGCCCAAGTAACAGGCTTCCCCATCTTCGATCTTGCCGCTATACTGTCACCGCCGATCTTAATATTGTGTAGTATCCTGCTCAGCGACTTCCTCATTTGGTTTTCGCACATTCTGCGCCATCATATTCCAGCCTTTTGGTATTTTCACGCTGTCCATCACTCCCAAACTGAACTGAATCTCTTCTGTGGTCTCCGCTTTCATGTAATTGATACATTAATCACCTACACTATTGTCACTGTGCCTATGCGTGCTATCGGCATCTCCTTACCCTCGATCATTCTATTTAGGGTGATTCAACAGTGGTATCTACGCATCTATCATTCCAATCTCAAGCTCAATTATGGTTGGCTTAAGCACGTAATCATTACCCCTCAGTCTCATCGCATACACCATTCGATTGAACCACACCATCGAGATCGAAACTTTGGTTCAGTATTGTTCCTCTGGGATTACTTATTTGGAACCCAATACTGCCAATATGATGAATATCCAGCAACGGGTATTGATGATCCAAATTTTCCCCTTGAAATTAGTAGCCAGCCACATCATCTTTTTATCACCTTAGTATATCAAAATCTCTATCCGTTTCAGCAACTTTGGAACTCCTCAATCAATCCTGCTTGGCTCAAAAAAACGTTCATTTTTCTTCAATCTCAGAAATGA
- a CDS encoding MFS transporter has product MTDIKQSRINGSSFPIINAFTKQFTALEGMEIFSFIWLSQVVSLLGSRLTSFAISIWVYSHTDSVTLFSLPILSTLLPTILISPIAGVYIDRWNRRWTMIISDFCAGLSTLIVAWLYVTGHLELWHICLTNALRSSLSSFQGLAYLTSISLLVPKDKLTRANGMVQTGQAVTDLVGPGLAASLLGIIQFQGIVVIDFVTLLLALLALFIVRFPEITSETKQETQHEPFIQQLLFGWSYCRQRSGLLWLILLLTLCNFLVGATSVLDAPLILSFTSVMTFGVIMSCANIGLFVGGLIVIVRGGKSQISTVFIGIALTSFFILLAGLRPSILLISIANFCWLLPIPLVNSTILSIFQRKVAYDVQGRVFALLRSVPRSAVPLSYLFASSLADRYFEPFMRQDSSFAIIIGQAIGTGPGRGIGLLYIFMGTLMLLATGLAYCFPRLRYLEDELPDVIGN; this is encoded by the coding sequence ATGACTGATATAAAGCAATCACGCATTAATGGTAGCAGCTTTCCCATCATTAACGCTTTCACGAAGCAATTTACTGCCCTAGAGGGTATGGAAATCTTCAGCTTCATCTGGCTCAGCCAGGTCGTTTCTCTACTTGGCTCCAGGCTTACCAGTTTTGCCATCAGCATCTGGGTTTATTCACACACGGATTCTGTCACCCTGTTTTCATTGCCTATTTTATCTACTTTGCTGCCTACTATTCTCATCAGTCCCATTGCTGGAGTTTATATCGATCGCTGGAATCGCCGATGGACAATGATAATCAGTGATTTCTGTGCTGGCTTGTCTACCTTGATAGTAGCTTGGTTATATGTCACAGGCCATCTAGAACTTTGGCATATTTGCCTGACTAATGCGTTACGATCTAGCCTTAGCAGCTTTCAAGGATTAGCCTATCTTACCAGCATTAGCCTCCTGGTTCCCAAAGATAAGCTTACCCGTGCCAATGGTATGGTGCAAACTGGACAAGCCGTCACAGATTTAGTGGGGCCTGGTCTGGCTGCATCCCTACTAGGTATTATTCAGTTTCAAGGCATTGTGGTAATCGACTTTGTCACTTTGCTACTTGCACTACTAGCCCTATTTATTGTCAGATTTCCTGAGATTACATCTGAAACTAAGCAAGAGACTCAGCATGAGCCATTTATACAACAACTACTGTTTGGCTGGAGTTACTGTAGGCAGCGATCTGGTCTTTTATGGCTGATCCTTCTATTAACTCTATGTAACTTTTTGGTAGGAGCAACTTCTGTTCTAGATGCTCCCTTAATTCTTTCTTTCACATCAGTAATGACTTTTGGTGTAATCATGTCCTGCGCAAATATTGGTTTGTTTGTGGGAGGTTTAATTGTAATTGTCAGAGGGGGAAAAAGTCAAATATCTACTGTTTTTATCGGCATAGCTTTAACTAGCTTCTTTATTTTACTTGCGGGTCTTCGTCCGTCTATTCTTCTAATCTCCATCGCAAATTTTTGCTGGCTTCTGCCAATCCCGTTAGTCAATAGCACCATTTTGAGTATTTTCCAGCGTAAGGTAGCTTACGATGTTCAAGGACGTGTCTTTGCTTTGTTAAGATCAGTCCCCCGATCTGCAGTTCCTCTCTCTTATCTTTTTGCCAGTTCCCTAGCAGATCGTTACTTTGAACCTTTTATGAGACAAGATAGTTCATTTGCAATAATCATTGGTCAAGCTATTGGAACAGGTCCTGGGCGAGGTATTGGTTTACTCTATATTTTTATGGGTACTCTGATGCTTTTAGCTACTGGCTTAGCCTATTGTTTCCCTCGGTTGAGATACCTTGAAGATGAATTACCTGATGTGATTGGTAATTAG